From Bacteroidota bacterium, the proteins below share one genomic window:
- the cdd gene encoding cytidine deaminase encodes MTKDSNTEDKQDYTELIEEALKVRKYSYSPYSNFKVGAAVLASSGKIYTGTNIENASFPATICAERVAFTKALSEGEKDLRAIAITSSYDEFVFPCGVCRQFMVEFNPQLTVILALSAEKYEIHKLKDLLPYSFTLK; translated from the coding sequence TTGACAAAAGACAGCAACACAGAAGACAAACAGGATTACACAGAGCTTATTGAAGAGGCGCTGAAAGTAAGGAAATACTCGTATTCCCCCTACTCAAACTTCAAAGTCGGTGCAGCAGTGCTTGCATCAAGCGGCAAAATTTACACAGGTACCAATATAGAAAATGCTTCCTTCCCTGCCACAATCTGCGCAGAGAGAGTTGCATTTACAAAAGCGCTATCAGAGGGCGAAAAGGACTTGCGCGCAATTGCAATCACGTCATCGTACGATGAATTTGTTTTCCCGTGCGGAGTTTGCAGGCAGTTCATGGTTGAATTCAACCCTCAGCTTACTGTCATACTTGCGCTCTCGGCAGAGAAGTACGAAATACATAAGTTAAAAGATTTACTCCCATATAGTTTTACTTTAAAATAA